One segment of Herbaspirillum hiltneri N3 DNA contains the following:
- the cyoB gene encoding cytochrome o ubiquinol oxidase subunit I, with protein MLDHIDMTKLIFGRLSWEAIPFHEPILLITFIGVLIGGAAVLGGITYFRLWGTLWRDWITSIDHKKIGIMYVILGIVMLLRGFADALMMRAQQALSFGDSAGFLPPHHYDQVFTAHGVIMIFFVAMPLVTGLMNYVVPLQIGARDVAFPFLNNFSFWMTTFGAGLVMASLFVGEFARTGWLAYPPLSGILGSPDVGVDYYIWSLQIAGVGTLLSGINLIATIVKMRAPGMNMMKMPVFTWTALCTNVLIVAAFPILTAVLGMLSLDRVFGTNFFTNDLGGNAMMYVNLIWIWGHPEVYILILPAFGIFSEIVSTFSGKRLFGYTSMVYATVVITILSYLVWLHHFFTMGSGASVNSFFGITTMIISIPTGAKIFNWLFTMYRGRIRFEVPMLWTIGFMITFVIGGMTGVMLAVPPADFVLHNSLFLIAHFHNVIIGGVVFGMFAGINFWFPKAFGYKLDDFWGRCSFWFWCIGFWVAFTPLYVLGFMGVTRRMSHFEDPSLQIWFQIAAFGALLIAAGIGSFIIQLVVSYLRRDKLRDTTGDPWRARTLEWSTSSPPPDYNFAFTPRVHDNDAWADMKANGYTRPKDGFVPIHMPKNTGAGFIIAALSAVIGFAVIWQMWLVAGAGFVALMAAIITHTFNYKRDYYIPADDVVRVEANRTRLLDSHV; from the coding sequence ATGCTAGACCATATTGACATGACCAAGCTGATCTTCGGCCGTCTCAGCTGGGAAGCGATTCCCTTTCATGAACCCATCTTGCTGATCACCTTCATCGGCGTGCTGATCGGCGGCGCCGCCGTACTCGGCGGCATTACCTATTTCCGCCTGTGGGGAACCTTGTGGCGCGACTGGATCACCAGCATCGACCACAAGAAAATCGGCATCATGTATGTCATCCTCGGCATCGTCATGCTGTTGCGCGGCTTTGCCGATGCGCTGATGATGCGCGCCCAGCAGGCGCTGTCCTTCGGCGACTCGGCCGGCTTCCTGCCGCCGCATCACTACGACCAGGTCTTCACCGCCCACGGCGTGATCATGATCTTCTTCGTGGCGATGCCGCTGGTGACCGGCCTGATGAACTACGTCGTGCCGCTGCAGATCGGCGCACGCGACGTGGCTTTCCCTTTCCTGAACAACTTCAGCTTCTGGATGACTACATTCGGCGCGGGCCTGGTCATGGCTTCGCTGTTCGTCGGCGAATTCGCCCGCACCGGCTGGCTGGCTTATCCACCATTGTCGGGCATCCTCGGCAGTCCTGATGTGGGGGTGGATTATTACATATGGTCATTGCAGATTGCCGGGGTAGGGACGCTGCTGTCAGGCATCAACCTGATCGCCACCATCGTCAAGATGCGCGCGCCGGGCATGAACATGATGAAGATGCCCGTCTTCACCTGGACTGCACTGTGCACCAACGTGCTGATCGTCGCCGCTTTCCCGATCCTGACGGCCGTGCTCGGCATGCTGTCGCTGGACCGCGTGTTTGGCACCAACTTCTTCACCAACGATCTCGGCGGCAACGCCATGATGTACGTGAACCTGATCTGGATCTGGGGCCACCCTGAGGTGTACATCCTGATTCTGCCGGCCTTCGGCATTTTCTCGGAAATCGTCTCGACCTTCAGCGGCAAGCGCCTGTTCGGCTACACCTCGATGGTGTATGCGACCGTCGTGATCACCATCCTGTCCTACCTGGTCTGGCTGCATCACTTCTTCACCATGGGTTCGGGGGCGAGCGTCAATTCGTTCTTCGGCATCACCACGATGATCATTTCGATCCCGACCGGCGCCAAGATTTTCAACTGGCTGTTCACCATGTACCGCGGCCGCATCCGTTTCGAAGTGCCCATGCTGTGGACCATCGGTTTCATGATCACCTTCGTCATCGGCGGCATGACCGGCGTGATGCTGGCGGTTCCGCCGGCCGACTTCGTGCTGCACAACAGCCTGTTCCTGATTGCTCACTTCCACAACGTGATCATCGGCGGCGTGGTGTTCGGCATGTTCGCAGGCATCAACTTCTGGTTCCCCAAGGCTTTCGGCTACAAGCTGGACGATTTCTGGGGCCGTTGCAGCTTCTGGTTCTGGTGCATAGGCTTCTGGGTCGCCTTCACGCCGCTGTACGTGCTGGGCTTCATGGGCGTTACCCGCCGCATGAGCCACTTCGAAGATCCTTCCCTGCAGATCTGGTTCCAGATCGCTGCTTTCGGCGCCTTGCTGATTGCCGCGGGTATCGGCTCGTTCATCATCCAGCTGGTGGTCAGCTACCTGCGCCGCGACAAGCTGCGCGACACGACCGGCGACCCATGGCGCGCCCGTACGCTGGAATGGTCGACCTCGTCGCCGCCGCCGGACTACAACTTCGCGTTCACGCCGCGCGTGCATGACAACGACGCTTGGGCCGACATGAAGGCCAACGGCTACACCCGTCCGAAAGATGGTTTCGTGCCTATCCACATGCCGAAGAACACCGGTGCGGGCTTCATCATCGCCGCCCTGAGCGCCGTGATCGGCTTTGCCGTGATCTGGCAAATGTGGCTGGTGGCCGGCGCCGGTTTCGTCGCCCTGATGGCCGCGATCATCACCCACACATTCAATTACAAACGCGATTACTACATCCCGGCCGACGACGTCGTCCGTGTTGAAGCCAACCGCACACGCTTGCTGGATAGCCATGTCTGA